The segment GTAGGGAGGTTTGGAATGAGATTGACGTGCATACGGATTCCGGCCGCCCGCGCGTCAGTCAGGAAGCGGAAGTTCTCCTCGCGATCAGCGGACTTGTGCACGAGTTGCAGCACTCGGGTGACCATCGATTCCAGTCCGATTACCAGGTACTTGCATCCCGATGCCGCCATGCGCCACAACAGGTCGGCATCGAAGCGCCGGTCCACCATGGCGAACGAGGTCCATCCGATTGCCAGATCACTCTCGCACAAGAGCTGCGAGAAGTGGTTCGCGAACGCGGGGGGGATCGACTCCGTGATCACTCGGTATCGACGCAGGCCCGTCTGCATGACCAACTGTCGGATGTCTTCCACAACGAGCTCCGCCCGCCGTCCCCGATAGGAAGGGCTCCCCTTGTAGACCTCGACAAAGTCGCAGTAGTCGCATTTTCCCCAGTAGCAGCCACGCGCTTGCGTCACACCGAGCATCGCGTTGGGCGCGCTCGCGATCATCTCTCTGGTGTAGATGGGGGTGGGCAGCGTGTTGAGCTTGGGGCCCGGTTCCGGCGCGACATGTGTTGCCACATGGTCTCTCGAGGAGGACGTACCAGGCAGCTCGTGCGGCGCCCATTCACCAGCAGCGAACTGTTCCGCGAGCGCGCTGAGGGTGCGTTCGCCGTCGAAGCGGACGATGCAGTCCACGGCCGAGTGGTGCTCGAGGAGTCGAGCAAGCTCCGGCTCGCCGAGAAGGCTCAACGAAGGACCGCCGAGCACGATTCGGCATACCGGATGCTCGGTCGCCGCGCGCACGATCGACGCCAGCAGCAAAGTCGGCAGCAGCTGCGGACCCATCGGCACAGACAGACCGAGGAGCGTGTCCTCTGATCCCTCGGGAACCAAGTCCTGCAGGTGCGCCTTGAAGAACCGGGAATAGCTGGCGAGCAGTAGTCGATCGTCTGTCAAGCCGTCGAGGACGCGTTCGTCTGGGTCCACGGAGTAGGGCGACGCGAGGAGCCTCAAGATATTGGTGAGCGGGTGCTTCGCGTGTCCTTGGGCGGCGATGAGGTCGGACCTCGAGAGGGAGCCATGCTTCAGGCTGCGGCGAGTCCACCGCGCCGCCGCGAGACTCGACGGCCGAGAGCGCGAATAGATCCCCTCACTGCTCGCGGTCAGCTCTTCGTCGCTGAGAATGTGGTCGAGAAACCTCGCGTTGAGGTCGACCTGAACCGCGCCGAATCCTCTTGGTTCCAGGTATGCGGCGAGGACGGCCGTCGAGGGGTAGATCTCCCCGAAGTTCATCTCGACCAGCGGCGGAAACGCCAGCACTACCGTCGCCATCATTCGCCCTCCCTCGTTCAGCACCAGACGGCGCTGGAGGCGCGGGGTTACGGATCCTTCCATTACGTACACCAGGCCCACCGCGACATCGCACTTCAGTCGCCACGCCATCTTTGGCCAGTACGAGAACGTCGTGATCGATGTCTCGGTCTCTGCGCCCACCGACGAGTTCGCCGCGCCGTCGGCGGCGATGCACATGGCGGTCCGCGACGCGGTCGCCCTGGCCGATTGACAACAACGGGCCGGATCAGTCGCCGATCACACCGTCGACGTGCTCGGGTCACGGAGGACGACTGGCTCCCACCCAGCGCACCGAGCAGCGCGGTCCGGACGCGGCCGCCAAGCGTTCGTCGGCAGTGACGAATTCGGTGTCGAGCCATTCCGCGAGCGCCACGTACCAGGCGTCGTACACGGTCAGGTTCTCCCGCAGCTCCCACAGGCGATCAGCGAACGGCTCGAACGAATATTGGATCGTCCTCGCGCTCTGGACCTGGTGCAGAGCGACCACCGCGCGGTCGGGGCTGAGCACGCCGCGGAGCACGAGCCCCCGCAACGCTGAGGTCGCCTCCGCTCCGAAGATCGCAGGCACCTCGATGATCGTCTGCTCGCGGAGCTCTGCCCGCGCGGACTCTCCCGGTTTCCCGACGCCGACCAGCGCGTCGACGAGGACCGACGCGTCGAGAACCGTCAACGTCGTCCCGGTGTCAATGCGATTCGCGGTCGGCGCGCACCAGGTCGGCAGACGACACCTGCGAGAATCCCTCGTCACCCTCCGCCTGCAGTCGCTCCTCCACCTCGGCCACCAGCTCGGCGGGAGTACGCAGGCTCGCGTTGCGAACAAGCTCGGACCGCACGTACTCCTGCAGGCTCATCCCGGCAGCCGCCGCCCGGGCCGCGTAGATGCGATGGACGGCCTCCGGGACGTTGCGGACTTGGATCGTCGCCATAGCGCTACTTTAGCGCTCCCCCCCGCTGCACATGCGCGCGCCGCTCGGCCGCTCGGTACTGCTCACGACGCGTCGCTCGCCCGTGTGAGGATGTCGCGGATCGAGAGGCGGTCGGGCTTCCCGCTCGCGAGCCACGGCACCTCCTCGTCGCGCAGCAACACGAACTGGCGCGGCACCTTGTACGACGACAGCTCGGCCGCGAGGCGACGCCGCAGATCGTCGACGTCGAGCGCCGCCGGCCCGGCCGGCACGATGGCGGCCGCCACCTGTTCGCCGCGGTCGGCGTCGGGCACGCCCATGACGAACGCCTGCGCGACGTCGGGCTGCGCCTCGAGCACGAGCTCCACCTCGCGGGGAGACACGTTCGCGCCGTGCGTCTTGATCATCTCGGTGAGACGCCCGGTGAAGAACAGATAACCGTCGCGGAAGAAACCGCGGTCGCCGGTGTGATACCAGCCGTCGCGGTCGAACACCTCGTGACGCTCGCGCTTGTAGATCCGCGTCATCAGGCAGTACCCGCGCACGCAGATCTCGCCCTCCTCGCCGTCGGCGAGGTCGTCACCGGACACCGGATCGACGATCTTGTGCCCGATGAACGGCAGCGGCGCGCCCCATGATCCACGCAGCCGTTCCGGAAGCGGCGTAGCCAGCTCCTCCGGTGACGCGCCGGGACGCGCGAAACCTGTGTGCGGACCGACCGTCTCGGTCATCCCGAGCGAGTTGTGACGGAGTTCCGGATCGCCGGCAGGCATCGTGAGCTGCGGGATCGCGCTCAGGTCGCGCGTCGCGAACGACGGATCGGCGCGGAGCCGCTGCGTGGTGTTCGCCCACGCGATGACCATGGTGGCGCGCGTGCGCTCGATGAGCGCCAGTGCGGCCGCGGGATCGGGCCTCGGCTGACACACGATCGTGGCGCCGCTCTGGATCGCAGATCCGAGATTTTGGAGCCCGCCCACCCAGAAGAACGGCTGCCCGACGAACACACAACCACCGGGCGGTGGTATGCCCGGGGTCGGCAGCGAGGTCTTGCGGAAGACTGCTCCCTGGGTGTGCACGACCGCCTTGGGTTCGCTCGTGGAACCGGACGTGAAGATCACCACCATCTCGTCGGCGGGGACGACCTCGTCCTCGACCGCGCCGAGCAGGTCGTCGGAGACGCGCACCAAAGGCTCGGATGACTCGCCGTCGGCCGGCGTCGCCCACGCGCGCGTGCGGTCCCCCAGCAACATGACCGACCGCAGATACGGCACCTTGGGAAGGAACAGCGAGCCGGCCTCGCTCGACGCCAGTCCCGGTATCGAGCGCTCGAGGAACTCGGCGTGATCGCGGCCGAACATCACGCTCGGTGCCAGCAGCAGGTGGATGTCGCCCATCCGCAGCGCGCGACCCAACTCGCCCGGGGCATAGAGCGTGCTGAACGGCATCACCAGCGCGCCGATCCGCGCCGCCGCGGCCCAGGCGACGACCCAGTCGTTGCCGACCGGGACGTGCATTCCCACCCGGGTCCCCTTGCCGACGCCCACGGCGAGGAGCCGCTTCGCCAGCTGCCGGGACCGTCGTTCGAGGTCGACGAAGGTCGTCGTCTCCTCGTCGGTGACGATGTACGGACGGTCGCCGAACAACTCGGCCGCGCGCCGGACGACCACCGGCATCGTCGGTTGGTAGTCGAGCTCGGGCTGTTTCACGCCCGCATCATTATCCCCCACCTCGTCGAGCGTCGGCTACGTGTCGGATACCTCGGAGCGGCCCTTGTTGCCGAGATCCTCGGTGTCGGCCCCTCCTTGGGATGCTGAGGGTTGGGTCTCGTCGAGAGGTACGCGTCCCGGCACGCTCGCACGCTCGCCTCCTATGAACTGGGAGAGGGCGCGCAGACTGTCGAGGAATTGGGCGGGGAAGATGATCGTCGAGTTCTTCTCGATCGCGATCTCGGCCAGCACCTGCAGATTGCGCAGCTGCAGGGCGATCGGGTGAGCCAAGATGACGTCGGCTGCTTCCGCCAGCTTGCCGACGCTGAGCGCCTCACCTTCCGCGGCGATGATCTTGGCGCGCTTCTCGCGTTCCGCCTCAGCCTCTCGAGCCATCGCCCGTTTCATCGACTCCGGCAGCTCGATATCTTTGAGTTCCACCAACTGCACGAAGACTCCCCAACGTTCGCTCGTCACATCCAAGATGTTCTTGATCGACTCGTTGAGCGTCTCTGTCTGGCTGAGCACCTGATCGAGACTCGAACGCCCGACCACGTTGCGCACAGTCGTCTGCGCGATCTGATCGATCGCCACCTCCACGTTCTCGATCTCGACAATGGACTTCACCGGATCGACCCGCCGGTAGTAAGCAACCGCGGCCACCCCGATCGACACGTTGTCTTTCGTGATGATCTGCTGAGACTGGATCGGCTTGGTCACGGTCCTCAGCGTCACCTTCTGCATCCGATCCACCAGCGGAATCATGAACCGCATCCCCGGATCACGGACGTTGCGGATCTTGCCCAGCCGAAACACGACACCCCGCTGATACTGACGAACGATCGCAACACCAAGACTGGCCATGTAGAGCCTCCGTCACCGGCCGACTTCTCGGTCATCAGCTCGTCCCCGACGCTCGTCCCGGCAGCATGCACCGCCACACCGCGCGAGAGCAGAGGCCGAAGTCCCATCATGCGTCGAGGGACCTTTGCCTCTCCCACGCGGTTGCTCCGTTTCGTACGTTGACTGCGACCCGTTGGAGGTGAGTGATGAGTCGAACAACACCGCCAGACCCACCCGACGACCTCGCGACGTCTGGCCGCGAACGGCCCGAGGAGATCGAGCTGCTGGGCGACGGGGAAGAGATCGACGCCACGGAGAAGGGCTGGGCGCCGGGTGAGCCGTCTCCCGGCGA is part of the Acidimicrobiia bacterium genome and harbors:
- a CDS encoding slipin family protein, yielding MASLGVAIVRQYQRGVVFRLGKIRNVRDPGMRFMIPLVDRMQKVTLRTVTKPIQSQQIITKDNVSIGVAAVAYYRRVDPVKSIVEIENVEVAIDQIAQTTVRNVVGRSSLDQVLSQTETLNESIKNILDVTSERWGVFVQLVELKDIELPESMKRAMAREAEAEREKRAKIIAAEGEALSVGKLAEAADVILAHPIALQLRNLQVLAEIAIEKNSTIIFPAQFLDSLRALSQFIGGERASVPGRVPLDETQPSASQGGADTEDLGNKGRSEVSDT
- a CDS encoding fatty acid--CoA ligase family protein, whose protein sequence is MKQPELDYQPTMPVVVRRAAELFGDRPYIVTDEETTTFVDLERRSRQLAKRLLAVGVGKGTRVGMHVPVGNDWVVAWAAAARIGALVMPFSTLYAPGELGRALRMGDIHLLLAPSVMFGRDHAEFLERSIPGLASSEAGSLFLPKVPYLRSVMLLGDRTRAWATPADGESSEPLVRVSDDLLGAVEDEVVPADEMVVIFTSGSTSEPKAVVHTQGAVFRKTSLPTPGIPPPGGCVFVGQPFFWVGGLQNLGSAIQSGATIVCQPRPDPAAALALIERTRATMVIAWANTTQRLRADPSFATRDLSAIPQLTMPAGDPELRHNSLGMTETVGPHTGFARPGASPEELATPLPERLRGSWGAPLPFIGHKIVDPVSGDDLADGEEGEICVRGYCLMTRIYKRERHEVFDRDGWYHTGDRGFFRDGYLFFTGRLTEMIKTHGANVSPREVELVLEAQPDVAQAFVMGVPDADRGEQVAAAIVPAGPAALDVDDLRRRLAAELSSYKVPRQFVLLRDEEVPWLASGKPDRLSIRDILTRASDAS
- a CDS encoding type II toxin-antitoxin system VapC family toxin, coding for MTVLDASVLVDALVGVGKPGESARAELREQTIIEVPAIFGAEATSALRGLVLRGVLSPDRAVVALHQVQSARTIQYSFEPFADRLWELRENLTVYDAWYVALAEWLDTEFVTADERLAAASGPRCSVRWVGASRPP
- a CDS encoding B12-binding domain-containing radical SAM protein — its product is MATVVLAFPPLVEMNFGEIYPSTAVLAAYLEPRGFGAVQVDLNARFLDHILSDEELTASSEGIYSRSRPSSLAAARWTRRSLKHGSLSRSDLIAAQGHAKHPLTNILRLLASPYSVDPDERVLDGLTDDRLLLASYSRFFKAHLQDLVPEGSEDTLLGLSVPMGPQLLPTLLLASIVRAATEHPVCRIVLGGPSLSLLGEPELARLLEHHSAVDCIVRFDGERTLSALAEQFAAGEWAPHELPGTSSSRDHVATHVAPEPGPKLNTLPTPIYTREMIASAPNAMLGVTQARGCYWGKCDYCDFVEVYKGSPSYRGRRAELVVEDIRQLVMQTGLRRYRVITESIPPAFANHFSQLLCESDLAIGWTSFAMVDRRFDADLLWRMAASGCKYLVIGLESMVTRVLQLVHKSADREENFRFLTDARAAGIRMHVNLIPNLPTTTREEALQGLRDLEALADCIDVVKIFDFEPTRSSRVGHSPSSFGLTRLERVTRVGQAQLAINTLPAKDPAMTDSEREATFRDYRAFAARVNAGDRPSVDGTDHRRYIDVLDAPEGLLLTDFVTMERHRFPPRLRGAIAATKR